The sequence below is a genomic window from Lolium perenne isolate Kyuss_39 chromosome 4, Kyuss_2.0, whole genome shotgun sequence.
gagaggtgctgggagaaatcattctctgggaaaagaaaaacatcaggctgccaggctgggtagcccctagtaccagtcgtcccagtaggtcaccatcacctcctccaggtgatcgcaggccaccatcacctcctcctactgatcacatgtcgccaccatcaccccatgggtacgaccacgacatccgtagtccatctccatctccagcgccgccgcctgcgcccactaagactcggaatgcacccagccggaagcgtttcaagagtcctgtccgcaagcggtcgcccctcccaacagtaccaaaggttcctcccccccgtccttacgatcgtactaaAGAGGAAAATGAGGCCATTGTAAAGAAACACGTGCATGAACAGCTTCATAAggaaaaacctccagcgccagcgccatacaccgagaagcaaaaagcatatgctcttgattttctgaacacatcatcgcaatatgacttacacgagaagaaggatgactacacACGCACACTTGCGAGGGTAATTGAGGACAAGGGCACTGCTAAGAAGAAGGATAGtgctagcacgagcaaatcatcagctagaagtgtagccgggaagaaatcaagttcaacaagtgcacccctcaaggccaagcaagcaGCGACAACGGgcagaaaaagaaaggaagttccccagctcggagaacaggccaaacaatcgatcccaccactcaaagtgttagatgttccctcggtgtaccaggaacatggtgatTTCGATCTGGAAGCAGCTGCGGCGCTAGCGGCTCAAGTTGGctgtaccgtggaggaattgctgagtGCCCGTGATGCAGTACTACccattgctgatatagctcctaaatttgtctacggggccgacttggtcagcaaagagcggctgcataaactgccaacgcatatgcggaatttgcatcagtggtaccttgatgcgtgcAAGGAGAACACAAGTTACATCGTGGCGGATATCCCAGAAGATTATTActtccgaaaggaggagatccatattgagatgaatgaactctggcagttattcaatttagactccctcgacaaatctctcatgagttgctactgcttgtaagttgttaactacatataagttcatgttcattcagttgttcctgttcattgcatatactcattatatcttatgtgttctcttatgcagactgaagatcattgaatgcagaagtaataagatgttcaatgttgggtttgttgacccagataaagtacatcatgaCACGGTAAAGAATAATgccgaagaaacggggggaaacctactaaggtttatagGGGAGCAAAGcttctgtgattcaatactgtttccttacaactacaggtgagagtcttactgatctgttgtgcacattcaatttttcttactcgatgttatgtgtaattcatgacgtatatatatataaacatgtgcagtttccactggattctgctaaatattcaagttgataagggaatagttgaagtaagggacccattgagtagaggcctggacgggttccgCGACTTGCAGAAGATTCTCCAGACGTAATTTCAATCATTgccgcgctatatctttcgtgagatatcaattaattatccactcattcaatcattcttttgcctggcaggtgtTGGAGAGCTTTGAAGAATAATATTGCGGGTAACTTcgcagagaagctaacatttactcttgtaccgtgcgcccagcagccacaggggacgaatctatgtggatactacgtttgcgagtccattcgcatgttaaccactgagaagcacaacgataatagattcaacgtaagcaataacattcacaactttagttTATTATCGTcagtatttcgttatcaagattgatatagtcatattcatctcattttcctatataggtcgacttcatgcgggagaagCTCCAACCACACGAGCACATACTAGGAATTACGGAGAAATTGGCGGGACTTCTAATGAAAGAAGTAATAGACGAcaacggcttgtttagtccaaataggcgcAACAAATGATCCCCATGTATTAGTTCGAATAGAcgacgggctttagtcccggtggtagtgagctccatgtatatgtgtaaggggaatctacgaaGTTTTGCTCccaatatttgtttgctcgatctatatataatgaatgaacgtgtacaacttgtagtagcgtacaaatatttgttatgcaacttttattttaaaatgaaaaaatgaaataaaagggggggcggtggcggggggggggggggggagggttgCTGCACACCTCAAACCCAAAAGCAGCAGTgttctgcgcgcgccacgtagaggcccttttgtcgcgggtggtaataccgcccgcgacaaaagggtcctgccacgtggtggaccatatgtcgcgggtggtaagcgacccgcgacaaaagggtggaCCTTTTGTCGCGCCTTCGTTGTCGCgggtggccgcccgcgacaaaaggcccttacggcccgcgacaaaagggctgttttccactagtggatcCAAACGGGTGACAAGTAAATTGATCTAAACATgttaaattaaaaaaaaatctacTTTTTCCACATTGAGTGTTGATTGGGCTTATTTTTTCGGTCGCTATTTTTTACTCGAGGGATCCGAACAATACATTTATTGGCAAATAATGGATATCTCGATATTTGACCGTCCTAACTAAGTTACACAAATTTCAAGCTCGAAATTTTTACGAACAAAACTACTATCAAGCAGTTGATTCCAACCAAGGATGGCATATGCGCGTCCACTATCGACCAACCACCTACTGACCCTAGGAGACGCAGACCCATTTTAGCGGGTTTTCTTATTTATCTTGCCTACAATATAGATGCATATCCGTTTATATAGATCTTAATCTTATGTTAGTAGATAGTGGCTCCCTCCGAAATAAGACATATATATTTCTTCCGTAAATTCCATAATTTTTCACTGGTAGTTATTAATTAGTATCTCACAATACATATCATAGTCATTAGTATGTCAGTTACTAAAGCTGGTATAGGATTGTACCGGGCCACGTGTCTCCCCAGGGAAACTTGCAAGGTGCATAACCTTGCCACGATCGATACCTGCACTCCCCTCCTCGCTAAATAGGCTACCGAAGGTGTACCTATTTTAGGTACCGCCGACGCACTAGTGTATGCCACGATAACAGTCCGGTGGTAACCAGTTACCGCCGGCATAACGAGTCGGTCCGCCATCGATAATTGAGAGATATCCCTAGTGCAGAGGTAGTGCGCCGTCGTTATTTTAGTTTAGGATTAAAAAACCACGTCTCTTTGCGTGTCCTATTTAATTTTATTTAAACTTGTACTACAACTTTCCAACTAGGCCCCTAAAGAAACAACTCTAAAAGCAATTGGGTCCTTAGAAGGCTCAACGTCGGCTTCGCGTCGGTCGGCGCTACCTCCCGGTGCGCCATCAGAGGCGTTCTCGCCGTTTCCCTTGGGCCATCGAAGCGCGAGTCGTACCCCCTGTCATGGTGCGTGTCCTCCTCCGGTTCTCCTACACATGCGCCTCTTCCCATCGCTCCTCTCGAGTCGCGCCGCTCTGGTTGCCGGCGGAAGCAACAACAACAAGCATGATGGAGCACTGACATGCTAGAGCACGCTGTTGTAGGGTCGCTGAGTTGCGCCTCGATGGTGGCCGCACCTGCAAGAGGCGTGTGTTGCATCTGATCCCGCTACCTCGATCTAGACCCGCGTCGCTCCTCGATACAGGGAGGACGCCTTCCCGCGGCAGATGCGAGGAGGGGTGCGTCCGTGGACTTGGCACATATATAGTGGATTTGGTGTACCTCGCCATTGCCGAGGAGGAGCAACGGCGACGTGATGGGGCCCTCCGCAGCACAAAGCAGCAAAACGGTCACGAGGCGCATCAACGCGACCAGTTGGGAGGGATTCCCGTGGCGGTCCTCTGCAGGATTGGGTGGGTGGGGTGTGTCCGCGTTGTGCGTTGAGCGTGTGTTGGTGTGCGTTCATGGGCTGAACACCGTACGAGTGGAGGACAGGAGGGTTGGGTCAAATATTTTTTACAGCCCAATAGTGTCAACGGGTCGTTTTAGGGAACACCGGTGGTACTGACACGCACCCGTATACTCATATATTGCTGGGTAGGACGTTTTTAGGTACGTCGGTAGTGTCATGTTATCACCAGCGCATCGAATAAGTGCTACGCCGGCGGTAAATAGCGTTGTCGCACCACTTGTTTGGTGCGTCGGTGGTACACGTGCAGCTATAGGCTCTTTCATAATAGTGCCTCCTTCACTATCATTCGTCATCCCCTTCGGTGGTCCCCATGAAATTGTGCGATGAATCATGGGAAACCCTTACTCATTTACGTTGTGAAATGATATTGTAAATAAATGTGGTTTAAAGAGGAAAATCCTTAACATAACTTTTAATTCCCAATTTATTCCATGAAAAGCTAGGGGTAGATACCTGTGGGCCCACTTAGGAGGGTTTCCCATGATATCGTGCGAGAATGGGCAAAAATGTTCTTGCCATTTTGCATGGGGGTCCAACCGAAGCTATATAGTGTTTATTTTGCGAGACAAAATCAATGTAACATATCACTCTTATTCAATTTTCTAAGAACTTTGCCACTTTTGGGGCTTTTCATATTTATGTGACCTAATAGAACACAAAAAGTGTAAATTTACATGGAATCACCACATTCGATGAAAATCTATGTGGTGGACATCGTGGCTGCTATCGGATAGGGGGCGCATGAAATCACACGAAGAAGGGTCGAAAACCCTTACTCTTTTGCATTCGGCCATACTATGGGTATGTAAGGGTGGTACAAAAATATAAATCCAATACACAACTTTAAAGTAAAACTGGCTTCACAAACAAGACTATACCACATGAAGATTCTAACTTGTAGTGGATAACTACCATTTCATGGGCACCGACCCAGTTTTCTATGAACTTTGCCACTTTGGGGGGTTTTCATGTTTACGTGACCTATTAGAACACAAACAAAGCGTAAATTCACATATAATCACCACCTTCGATGAAAAGATAGTGGGGTGGTCATCGTGGCTGCTACTGGACAGGGGACACATGAAATCACACGAGGAAGGGTCGAAAACCCTTAATCTTTTGCATTCGGTCATACTATGGGTATGTAAGGGTGGTACAAAAATGCAAATCTAATACACAACTTTAAAGTAAAACTCGCTTCACAAACATGGCTATACCGCATGAAGATTCTAACTTATAGTGGATAACTACCATTTCATGGGCACCGACCCAGTTTTCTATGAACTTTGCCACTTTGGGGGTTTTCATGTTAATGTGACCTATTAGAACACAAACAAAGGGTAAATTCACATGGAATGACCACCTTCGATGAAAAG
It includes:
- the LOC139830409 gene encoding uncharacterized protein; protein product: MPKWDAQEAEMKLNGITPEPEREGWDTRARNWFLGHGCEYDMKTGNLVESDSKVRVPRAKWIEVTAAIKAGKLKFAPDREKDLLTLVLGNPEKGGRTRGYGPSVPWALGFPNDAETYRSRARAKQRDLEVQNDRMAEFQRQLDQQKREIQQQQREIDELKGHRQPDNTAGISQRRDSSVADSEAPPTRMMIDAGPGDPLDGIKEQTPCDLHEVFRKVSVKVAVGYVLPAFGPEGEPATWHGNQIPAGYARVGVDSVVPSWETLELEIPGGDGGLTLREVLGEIILWEKKNIRLPGWVAPSTSRPSRSPSPPPGDRRPPSPPPTDHMSPPSPHGYDHDIRSPSPSPAPPPAPTKTRNAPSRKRFKSPVRKRSPLPTVPKVPPPRPYDRTKEENEAIVKKHVHEQLHKEKPPAPAPYTEKQKAYALDFLNTSSQYDLHEKKDDYTRTLARVIEDKGTAKKKDSASTSKSSARSVAGKKSSSTSAPLKAKQAATTGRKRKEVPQLGEQAKQSIPPLKVLDVPSVYQEHGDFDLEAAAALAAQVGCTVEELLSARDAVLPIADIAPKFVYGADLVSKERLHKLPTHMRNLHQWYLDACKENTSYIVADIPEDYYFRKEEIHIEMNELWQLFNLDSLDKSLMSCYCLLKIIECRSNKMFNVGFVDPDKVHHDTVKNNAEETGGNLLRFIGEQSFCDSILFPYNYSFHWILLNIQVDKGIVEVRDPLSRGLDGFRDLQKILQT